In the genome of Diabrotica undecimpunctata isolate CICGRU chromosome 2, icDiaUnde3, whole genome shotgun sequence, the window TGAAACATCGCTTTTACTGCTCAGAAAAATATATgacattgcagaacatccactgaactgtttaccgtaactttgccataaatctttGTCTGTTTTaaatgtgttcttgtttgtgataTATATTGAAGTTATTGAAGTATTGAAGTTGAAATAAATTCTAAACTCTAAATTCACATATTTGACCATACCACTGACTGTTCTAATTTATCGTATGAAGTTTAGACGTAGTACTAGAATTCTTTTAGAgacatttctttgttttttataaaaCACTATCATACAAAGTATGACAAATTCTCTCCTATTAATAGAATTCAGACACTGAGAGATGACTTAAATCACCATATGATCTGGTGGATACAAAATCTGTAAGATTTCAGCACGCTTTGACTGAGTATGTTAGAGATCGAAGACGAGAGACCTTTAATTTGGagtattcattttattttactaCGATTTTAAGGAAAGTTTAacttattttaatttagcatttgtttaatataatttatcaattatttaatcattatttaatgtTTAGTAGTACACTAGGACCTCGTTAATCCGGAGAGGCAAAAACAAGACCCTTTTCGGATTATCGATGATTCCCAATTATAGTATGTTAtatttaaggctgttttagcagttgaagtacactgcgatttgaaatgggcgtatcacttacttctCTACACTGCTTACGTCAGACCTACGTAGCTCCCTAATTTGAAATCTACACAGTGTTAACTTGTTTCGATCTTTACTCAGTggcgccggccgacgggtagtttaatgacaacaaatgcattattctccattcaaataaGTTTTGTCGGGAATACCTTTTCAGATTGATTATCGTAGATAATGTTTTAAAAAGaattatcacatttttaatttatatgtctTAGCTAAATATAGTATTGAATAAAAATTTGTGAAACGTGACTGCAAAAAACATCGTggtgtttatttataataaatttaaaataacataaaaatatcgaaaaaattCCAACTTGTTGtcacaaacaaataaacaatTTCGCAGTTATAGCTTAAAAATGATCCCATGAAGTTATTTATTTGTTAGAGAAAACCGATATTAACctagtaaaaattaaacaaaaaatatttttatttatctataaAAAATTGGTACCTGCAAAACCATCATAATAGTAAATGTATTTATCTGGCAAGTATTTCGAGGCGACGCACTGTGAGGAAAAAGTTCTCGGAATGgaatatacattattttaatatatttataggtTGCAGTTACATAAGAAAAGTATCCAATTGATGAATAAAACACAAATCGTGGAtaattttctttcttattttaaaaCACCCTGTTTTGTATTTTCTTCTGAAGAAGAAAGTAATCTGAAGATGCTTTTGTTTTTAACTACTTAAAATACGTGGCaacatattttcaatataaaaatttttcaattttggcAATATTTGCTTCCAAAATTCCGGCTTGGCTTCTATCTACaattagaaaatatttattagttgttGTAGTTTAGTATGTGCAGGTATCAGTATTAAGTATACGATAAATAAtgatacataaataataatactagtaatcataaaaatattgtttgaatatCTTAAAAATTCTGACATGAAAAAAAGGTTTCTAATACGTTTATAAACTAATATAAATACGTACCTTATCAACAATAAAACCCATAGGTGTCCAAACAATAAAGTAGCAATATTTTTTCTGAGCTATTGCTAGCTGTCCTTGAacttgataaaaataattgtcgGTGTGTTTTAATTTTAACGTATTTTCTTCGTGTGttaggtatttaattttttttaatttaacagccTCTTCTGGGGTCAACTTACAAGCCGAATAGGGGCATTTTACTTCTACGATATGATCGTCATCAATAATGCCATCCGGACTCGCTGCAAGAAACGGATTTTCTGCAGAAATGAATAATCCACATTCGCGtacttttaaattatattttgcttCAAATTCCAGTTTTGCAATTGCCTCATGATCTTGTCCCCACCTTGTAGCAGCAGATCCGTGAAAAtctgaaaacaatattttttttgtggTGTTTGCAGGATTTGTAGATTTCCTCAATTTGCATACAATTCCAAAATTAGAGGCTGTTAAACGATTATGCCTGTATTCTTTCCACAAAAAATTTGTAGATTGACCCCTGGTAGATTGTTCTATTTTTGCAATCTCCTCATTACTTTTTTGTAAAGATTCCAAAAAACTCTCTTTCTCGCTTGTTGGTATTTCTATATCTAATGCACCGTAATTTTTATCAGCAGgtgcaatttttctttttttctttattactggGTGTAATTCTCTACGCAGTCTTCTTTTGTTCCTTACTCTTTTGATTTGATCgatgtatttgtttgtatattttccTGGACTTTTCATGGTCATTTTCTTATGTAGGTCACTAAAGTAATGTTCTCTTTCATTGAATGATATCGCTGCAGCTTTACACCGTGTATCGTAGCTACCtctcaaaacaaaattaattctTTTACCCCCAACAAACTTTGAAATCACAGAGTTATATGTTTCTGCTGCATTATTATTCATATTCAACAATAAGCTATGAGTATGTTGAATTAGTCTGTTCCCACACGAGAGAATGTCATTCAATAATCCGCATTCTTCTAATTTGATAACAAAGTTTATTTCGTTTTCTTTGGATCctttacaaaaatattgatcGCAGTTTGTATGTTGTCCAAAGACATGGTACGGAcaattttttatgtcttttattaGGTTTTTCATTTGAATTTCTATATTATTTGTTTCATTTCTTCTGTAGGCTATCGCTGTTTTGATTCCTAGTCTTAATCTTAGTATATTACTAGACAAACGTTTTCTTAGTTCTGGCGCCACAGGTTTCATTTTAGTTGAAATTTTTTTTGCTGCCAAATCTCTTAATCTACTGCAATAATTGCGTAAAAGGTGATTTAtgcattcaattttttttattaaaatatttggaCCATATGGTTTTTTAATgcataatgaattatatacactACTATCTCCATCGCCCACTAACTGTATGTATTTTAATCGATGCATCTCCACACTTCTTTTAAAACCTTCAACTATTATATCAGTTTCCATGGACGTGGATGATCCTTCCCAATTTTTAGAACATGTATGGGATTTAACTGTTTCATTTTTTGTTGCAGCTCTCGCGCATATAATACAGTATATATTTCTTGtagcaacaaataaaatctttccAGTTTTGGCACCGACTATGCAAgcctaaaaaacaaaatatatagaaagaTTGTCTATCTTGTCAATACAACACACTTACTACACCTGAAGAAGCATCGTAGTTTACTTTATACGATCTTTTGGACCAAGCACCATCAGCTATAACGGTTATTAACCCATTTCCGTCGGAATCTACTTCACCAATTTCTTTGGCTAAAGCTAATTCCTCCCGTCCAGCCTCTTCTATGGAATCACAAAGTGTTTGGCAGATGATATCTGCAACTGTCTCCGTATGTTTTGCATACTGCCTGTAGGACATCACAGGTATATTTAATGCAGCGTGTTGCTGCTGTATGTCTGAATAACCAGACCCTGTGGATACAGTAGCCATCACTTGTGCTACATTCAAGTTCATTGAATTGTTACCAGAATCCTCTGTTGCTATCTCCTTTTCAATATTGCACATTTTACATTTAAAAGTCAATGTACTTATCAGTCCGTCCATTTTTTCTTTGATAATCTCCATATAAGAAAAGTTGCATGAAAATGGAGAATGATCATTCAAACCTTGAATCGATTTAATGAAAAAGTTCATGTCCACTATTCTTCTACCTTCTACCGAAAAATATGGTTTTTGCTGAGATGCAATTTCAATTGACTGAGAATGAGAGCTGTCACTAGAAATAACgataaaatttaaagtattttctGCAAATGATATTattggttattattattatttaagagTAAAACCTTGGTAATgttttgaccataaacaaataatatgtaAGGTCATGAACAATGTATTTACTTACTTTACTAAGTATTCAATACTATTACCAATTAGGTATCATAAAATATAGTCATTTGTAAAAGGGTTACTTACGAATCGACACTACAACTAGGTAAAGTAGATGTTTCTGCTAATCCTTGATGGAAGGAACTATTTGATAAAGAACTTTTCTTTAAAGTAacttttttgatttttaagtttCTAAAAATATGAGAAAGAAACAAAATTATTGTAGGAAAAAAATATGAACTTACTGAAAATGaactattataatatttttaaaataaaacgaacaaCGGGTGTTTGTGAAGAACGTAATcaacgctatatatatatatatatatatatatatatatatatatatatatatatatatatatatatatatatacatatatatttataaatataaaattagtatttcttgggtttaggttcaataaaatatatattacttgtggaactagattttattttccatagcaatcaacgtttcggcaggaaatccttgcctttgtcaagattctatgTATAATGTACATGTataagaacaaacagttattgtaaaatatgtatatattgacttaccaaaacgtaaaacgggacacagacattaatgaactgacaaataaaagttgatatctgatatctcatggtttactgtcattagtatataattatttttatttgagcgtatcatttatgttttcaaaaaaggtaaaatggagatatgttatgactttaagagctttttatggtgttatatttttttatggtgttaggttttgtgtatcttttttgtcttatttgaacatcaatgatacgctcatataaaaataattatatactaacgacagtaaaccatgagatatcagatatcaacttttatttgtcagttcattaatgtctgtgtcccgttttacgttttggtaagtcaatatatacatattttacaataactgtttgttcttatACATAcctgtacattttagaatcttgacaaaggcaagggtttcctgcctgAAACGTtgaacccaagaaatactaattttatattaaatatagtacggttcaagaaactcaaaactaatatatatatatatatatatatatatatatatatatatatatatatatatatatatatatatatatgtatatatatatatgtatatatatatatatgtatatatatatatatatatgtatatatatatatatatatgtatatatatatatgtatatatatatatatatatatatatatatatatataccttgttatttcctgaccgtaaatttttaaatagaaatttttatttcctgggtttgtcggacTTTTTAATAAAACACTTTATTTTGCTTAGACGTTTCGCCCACTTGAGATTTTCAATAAactctttatttattaaaacattacacttctaacatattattttcACAATACACGTTATATTTCAAAATTCACAAAATGCATGTTTATTCCTTGAGATGTGAAGAAGGAATGATAAATTTGAGCGTACACATCATATGGTAGATATTTCAAAGCATTTCATCGTAAACCATTCAAGTCGTAAATCATTCAAGTCGTAAACCAAAGATTATACACAAAAGATCAAGTTACATTTAAGAAAAAATCCCTACACAAGAAAAAACGTTCCCTattaagaaaaaagaatatttggTAGCGATACCTGAGTTTGCGAAACTCACGATGTTTAACATCTCATGTTCCTTTGTTTCTTTCCTTTTACAAAACGACGTTGTTTATAACCGTATCGACCcaaattagttttaaattttcttctgtaCTCCCATAAGTCAAATGCTTCTATTCTATTACCtacttatatatatacataacatttcagtATCCATATCGTGAGTTTCGCAAACTCAGGTATCGCTACAAAATATTCTTTTCTCTTAATAGGGAATGTTAGTCGGATTTTTTCATAAATGTAACTTAATCTTTTGTGTATAATCTTTGG includes:
- the LOC140433184 gene encoding uncharacterized protein; amino-acid sequence: MNLNVAQVMATVSTGSGYSDIQQQHAALNIPVMSYRQYAKHTETVADIICQTLCDSIEEAGREELALAKEIGEVDSDGNGLITVIADGAWSKRSYKVNYDASSGVACIVGAKTGKILFVATRNIYCIICARAATKNETVKSHTCSKNWEGSSTSMETDIIVEGFKRSVEMHRLKYIQLVGDGDSSVYNSLCIKKPYGPNILIKKIECINHLLRNYCSRLRDLAAKKISTKMKPVAPELRKRLSSNILRLRLGIKTAIAYRRNETNNIEIQMKNLIKDIKNCPYHVFGQHTNCDQYFCKGSKENEINFVIKLEECGLLNDILSCGNRLIQHTHSLLLNMNNNAAETYNSVISKFVGGKRINFVLRGSYDTRCKAAAISFNEREHYFSDLHKKMTMKSPGKYTNKYIDQIKRVRNKRRLRRELHPVIKKKRKIAPADKNYGALDIEIPTSEKESFLESLQKSNEEIAKIEQSTRGQSTNFLWKEYRHNRLTASNFGIVCKLRKSTNPANTTKKILFSDFHGSAATRWGQDHEAIAKLEFEAKYNLKVRECGLFISAENPFLAASPDGIIDDDHIVEVKCPYSACKLTPEEAVKLKKIKYLTHEENTLKLKHTDNYFYQVQGQLAIAQKKYCYFIVWTPMGFIVDKIEAKPEFWKQILPKLKNFYIENMLPRILSS